The following coding sequences lie in one Methylotuvimicrobium alcaliphilum 20Z genomic window:
- a CDS encoding Tll0287-like domain-containing protein, with translation MTKSLLILISSASSTWVFADSPKEQIHYLEQSRATAHEFMQSLGRKLKSLLETADTENAIIVCKQIAPAMAADYSKDGWIVKRVSLKSRNKSMGVPDTWERRELEGFDRHHLSGEPTDELEMSAIVDEADGLWFRYLKAIPTQPMCLQCHGKAEDMPDGVKAILAHEYPNDDAINYSVGEIRGAISIKRQISAHE, from the coding sequence ATGACAAAAAGTCTTTTGATTTTAATTTCTTCGGCTTCTTCGACGTGGGTCTTTGCCGACAGCCCAAAAGAGCAAATTCATTATCTGGAACAAAGTCGCGCAACAGCTCATGAATTCATGCAGTCGCTGGGTAGAAAGCTGAAATCGTTACTGGAAACGGCCGACACGGAAAACGCGATCATTGTTTGCAAACAAATTGCGCCGGCAATGGCAGCCGATTATTCGAAAGACGGATGGATTGTGAAACGGGTATCGCTTAAATCCCGCAACAAATCGATGGGAGTGCCGGATACCTGGGAGCGGCGCGAATTGGAAGGTTTTGATAGGCATCACTTGTCTGGAGAACCTACCGACGAGCTCGAAATGTCTGCAATCGTAGATGAAGCGGATGGGCTTTGGTTTCGTTATCTGAAAGCCATACCGACTCAGCCGATGTGTTTGCAATGTCATGGTAAAGCGGAAGATATGCCTGATGGGGTAAAAGCGATATTGGCGCATGAATACCCGAATGACGACGCAATAAATTATAGTGTCGGCGAAATACGCGGTGCGATTTCGATTAAGCGCCAGATATCGGCTCATGAATAG
- a CDS encoding DUF1289 domain-containing protein, which translates to MNKKTPCIDFCKFSGPSGWCIGCGRTQEESRQWKKMKPYAKQALLNSLKKRLSQMNVAK; encoded by the coding sequence GTGAACAAGAAAACTCCTTGTATCGATTTCTGTAAATTCTCCGGCCCTAGCGGGTGGTGCATTGGGTGTGGTCGCACTCAAGAAGAATCCCGGCAATGGAAAAAGATGAAGCCATATGCAAAACAAGCACTCCTAAACTCGCTTAAAAAAAGACTGTCCCAAATGAACGTTGCTAAATAG
- a CDS encoding cupin domain-containing protein, with amino-acid sequence MKEITVDSNPSEAVLKKLGVAHWPTWEKDVSVFPWAFVTTEIALIVEGECEMTPADGGPSTTFKAGDLVVFPNGYKGTWEVKKPLKKQFKHKDGNLVKCALSRFKILKNRLKSNN; translated from the coding sequence ATGAAAGAAATTACAGTTGATAGCAACCCAAGTGAAGCAGTGTTAAAAAAATTGGGTGTTGCGCACTGGCCAACATGGGAAAAAGACGTCTCTGTCTTCCCGTGGGCGTTTGTTACGACAGAAATAGCCCTTATTGTTGAAGGTGAGTGTGAAATGACACCTGCCGATGGGGGGCCGTCTACGACCTTTAAAGCCGGTGATTTAGTGGTATTCCCGAATGGGTATAAAGGCACTTGGGAAGTGAAAAAACCTCTTAAGAAGCAGTTCAAACACAAAGACGGTAATTTAGTGAAATGTGCTCTCAGCCGTTTTAAAATTTTAAAAAACCGTTTAAAGTCAAATAATTAA
- a CDS encoding ISL3 family transposase produces the protein MNSETLFSMALGLQPPWQVKAVTFSTDELARSELHLHIDFVTGSRFLDDANNLCPVHDTVERQWQHLSFFEHTCYLHCAVPRITTTDGKVRTVDVPWARPGSGFTLLFEALALALIEREMPVNRVAEILKVNPQRIWTIFNHWISKAKAADDPSTITKLGVDETSTKKGHHYVTLGVDLDEARVIHVTEGKGKATLQSIQQHLEDKGVDKEQVEQISMDLSPSFIAGAAESFPSAQITFDRFHVVKLLNEAMNQVRIAERKEHDALKGHKYTFLKNRENLSDKKEKELDELIQLYPTLGEAYRLKVLFNDLWEMPDKPTAEAFLRQWCDEVDAAKIPAFIKFANTVRGHWSGIVHFVESLISNGILEGINSKIQLAKRRARGYRNINNFINMIYFLCGKLKFDYPLYFT, from the coding sequence ATGAACAGTGAAACTTTATTCAGCATGGCTTTAGGCCTGCAACCTCCTTGGCAGGTCAAAGCTGTGACCTTTTCTACAGATGAATTGGCCCGTAGCGAACTTCATCTGCATATCGATTTCGTGACTGGCTCGCGCTTCTTAGACGACGCGAATAACCTCTGTCCAGTGCATGATACCGTAGAGCGGCAATGGCAACATTTGAGCTTTTTTGAACACACCTGTTACCTCCATTGTGCGGTGCCGCGCATTACCACGACCGATGGCAAAGTCCGTACTGTTGACGTTCCTTGGGCACGGCCAGGCAGTGGTTTTACCCTGTTATTCGAAGCCTTAGCGCTAGCCTTGATTGAGCGGGAAATGCCGGTCAACCGAGTCGCCGAGATACTGAAGGTCAATCCACAGCGCATCTGGACTATCTTTAATCACTGGATTAGCAAGGCAAAAGCAGCCGATGATCCGAGCACGATAACCAAGCTGGGCGTCGATGAAACCTCGACCAAAAAAGGCCATCATTACGTTACGCTGGGCGTTGATTTGGATGAAGCCCGCGTAATTCATGTCACCGAAGGTAAGGGTAAGGCAACGCTGCAAAGTATTCAGCAACACCTTGAAGATAAAGGTGTTGATAAAGAACAGGTGGAGCAAATCAGCATGGATTTGTCACCGTCATTTATTGCCGGTGCTGCCGAATCATTCCCGTCTGCACAAATTACCTTTGACCGATTCCATGTTGTGAAATTATTGAACGAGGCCATGAATCAGGTGCGCATTGCCGAACGCAAAGAGCATGATGCTCTGAAAGGTCACAAATACACTTTTCTAAAGAACCGGGAAAACCTATCCGACAAAAAAGAAAAAGAGCTGGATGAACTGATACAACTGTACCCCACGCTGGGCGAAGCTTACCGCTTAAAAGTGCTATTCAATGATCTCTGGGAAATGCCCGACAAACCGACAGCGGAGGCTTTTTTGAGGCAATGGTGCGATGAGGTGGACGCAGCCAAAATTCCAGCGTTTATCAAGTTCGCCAACACAGTTCGAGGACATTGGTCGGGAATTGTGCATTTCGTGGAATCACTCATTAGTAACGGCATTCTTGAAGGCATCAATAGTAAGATTCAGCTGGCTAAACGGCGAGCCAGAGGCTATCGCAACATCAACAATTTCATTAATATGATTTACTTCCTATGTGGAAAGTTGAAATTTGATTACCCACTGTATTTCACATAG
- the mgtE gene encoding magnesium transporter has protein sequence MPTAILNDYLRRAIERKDYQAVRQFLEEFQAVDLAELLQTVPVDAARELLMYLPVVQRASVFGHLPVDWQSQLTTAMTDKEVSQLLRHLDADEGADLLHVLPENRHDRVLRKIAHAEREALRRLASYEEGTAGAIMTSDYMTVPAEITVGEALDVIRKSAPSAELIYQIYTVDAQYRLIGTLSLRELIMNKPEARIKDVMTTDMVKTKLSAKQEDAAKLISRYDLLSLPVVDDDERLVGIITYDDAMDVAEAEATEDMHKGATIGPLAGNFRDARLFTLYRKRIVWLLLLVFGNLVSGAGIAYYEDTIAAYVVLVFFLPLLIDSGGNAGSQAATLVVRSMATGDIAISDWGKLLLKEVAVASGLGLTMAAAVSLIGAYRGGFDIAWVVALSMICIVMTGSLVGLCLPFILNRLGWDPATASAPLVTTIADASGVLIYFWIANWILHLPAP, from the coding sequence ATGCCGACCGCCATTCTGAACGACTACTTGCGCCGTGCGATTGAGCGTAAAGATTACCAAGCCGTTCGTCAATTTTTAGAAGAGTTTCAAGCTGTCGACCTGGCCGAACTGCTGCAAACCGTTCCGGTCGATGCTGCACGCGAGCTGTTGATGTACTTACCGGTTGTGCAACGTGCGTCGGTTTTCGGGCATTTACCGGTCGACTGGCAATCTCAATTAACCACCGCAATGACCGATAAGGAAGTATCGCAGTTGCTACGTCATCTCGACGCCGACGAAGGCGCCGATTTGCTCCATGTTTTGCCTGAAAACCGTCACGACCGCGTGCTGCGTAAGATCGCTCATGCCGAACGCGAAGCACTCAGACGCCTAGCGAGTTACGAAGAAGGCACAGCCGGCGCGATCATGACCAGCGATTATATGACCGTACCTGCCGAAATCACAGTTGGCGAAGCACTCGACGTCATTCGCAAAAGCGCCCCCAGCGCCGAATTGATATATCAAATTTATACCGTCGACGCTCAATATCGTCTAATCGGCACGCTATCGCTACGCGAACTAATCATGAACAAACCGGAAGCGCGAATCAAGGATGTAATGACTACCGACATGGTGAAAACCAAACTATCCGCCAAGCAAGAAGATGCCGCCAAATTAATCAGTCGATACGATTTACTGAGCTTGCCGGTCGTCGACGATGACGAGCGTTTGGTCGGCATCATTACCTATGACGATGCAATGGACGTTGCCGAGGCAGAGGCGACCGAAGACATGCACAAAGGTGCAACAATCGGCCCATTGGCCGGCAACTTTCGCGATGCGAGGTTATTTACACTTTACCGCAAACGTATTGTCTGGTTGCTACTCTTGGTCTTCGGCAATTTAGTTTCCGGTGCCGGAATCGCTTATTACGAAGATACGATTGCCGCTTATGTCGTACTGGTGTTCTTTTTACCGCTACTCATCGACAGCGGCGGTAACGCCGGATCGCAAGCCGCGACACTGGTCGTGCGTAGCATGGCCACCGGCGATATCGCAATCAGCGACTGGGGGAAATTACTGCTAAAGGAAGTCGCCGTCGCAAGCGGATTGGGCCTAACGATGGCTGCTGCCGTTTCATTGATCGGCGCTTATCGGGGCGGCTTCGACATTGCCTGGGTGGTCGCACTGAGCATGATCTGTATCGTGATGACCGGAAGCCTGGTCGGGCTCTGTCTGCCTTTTATCTTGAACCGATTGGGCTGGGACCCTGCCACCGCCAGCGCACCCTTAGTCACGACGATCGCCGATGCTTCCGGCGTGCTGATTTATTTTTGGATAGCAAATTGGATACTACATCTGCCGGCGCCTTAA
- a CDS encoding inorganic diphosphatase, which translates to MHSINTLEQAPLVNVIIETPRGSFLKRGSTGKLDFISPLPCPFNYGSIPAYIGTDGDFLDAVVLGPRLPLGASISVYAWGTVGMIDGGIYEDKLICAQKPISVRQQRLILLFFMIYAKAKYLLNLIKGRKGHNSCEGWHDAASALARAIPCIHQDKNAV; encoded by the coding sequence ATGCATTCTATAAACACTCTCGAACAAGCCCCTTTGGTTAACGTCATTATTGAGACGCCTCGCGGCAGTTTTTTAAAGCGGGGTTCCACTGGAAAACTGGACTTCATCTCTCCGTTGCCCTGTCCATTCAACTATGGCTCAATTCCGGCTTATATCGGTACGGACGGAGATTTTTTAGATGCGGTCGTGCTGGGGCCGCGTCTTCCTTTAGGAGCATCGATTTCAGTTTATGCGTGGGGAACCGTTGGAATGATTGATGGAGGCATTTATGAAGATAAACTGATATGCGCTCAGAAACCCATCTCTGTGAGACAGCAGCGGCTTATTCTTCTGTTTTTCATGATTTATGCCAAGGCCAAATATCTGCTGAATTTAATCAAGGGCCGCAAGGGGCACAACAGCTGTGAAGGCTGGCACGATGCTGCAAGCGCATTAGCCAGGGCGATACCCTGTATTCATCAGGACAAGAATGCAGTTTAA
- a CDS encoding flagellar biosynthesis protein FlhF gives MVLEHINSSESLSAGLKALPNKISSFASTQAAWRFYQTESVSLSKLQETLTAAAHEGIAEHCSQYALCVHDWSHLSFKHANKTDTYAITHETDVGYDLQTSLIVSDQNGQPLAPVAQRLVSADGSYATYGEPEPGLPVKHHLDKVSDCIQFLDEQGFAKPLVHLIDREGNSVGHIRRGEAADSHWLVRIKE, from the coding sequence TTGGTACTTGAACACATCAACTCAAGCGAAAGCCTGAGCGCAGGCTTGAAGGCGTTGCCGAATAAGATCAGCAGTTTCGCCAGCACTCAAGCAGCTTGGCGATTTTATCAGACTGAATCGGTCAGCTTGTCGAAATTACAGGAAACACTGACTGCAGCAGCGCATGAAGGCATCGCCGAGCATTGCAGCCAGTACGCCTTATGCGTGCATGATTGGTCACACCTGAGCTTCAAACATGCTAACAAAACCGATACGTATGCTATTACGCATGAGACGGATGTTGGCTATGACTTGCAAACCAGTCTGATCGTCAGCGATCAGAACGGGCAACCGCTGGCGCCGGTGGCGCAGCGATTAGTGAGTGCTGACGGGAGTTATGCCACCTACGGCGAGCCCGAGCCCGGCTTGCCCGTCAAGCATCATCTGGATAAAGTCAGCGACTGCATCCAGTTTTTGGACGAACAAGGTTTTGCCAAGCCATTAGTACACCTAATTGACCGAGAAGGGAATTCTGTGGGTCATATCCGCCGCGGGGAAGCGGCGGATAGCCACTGGCTAGTCCGCATCAAGGAATAA
- a CDS encoding recombinase family protein, which yields MRLKPLIQTLEQKQAGLRILNLGMDTQTPTGKLMLTVLGGVAQFEREIMLERQREGVAKAKAAGKYKGRTPLATELRQEVVSLAESGMAKTKIARQLNIGEATVYRILAAAKTA from the coding sequence CTGCGCCTCAAACCCCTAATTCAGACGCTGGAACAAAAGCAGGCCGGCCTGCGCATTCTTAACCTGGGCATGGATACGCAGACGCCCACCGGCAAGCTGATGCTCACCGTCTTGGGAGGTGTCGCTCAGTTCGAACGGGAAATCATGCTGGAGAGGCAGCGGGAAGGCGTCGCCAAGGCAAAAGCCGCGGGCAAGTATAAAGGACGTACTCCACTGGCTACCGAGTTAAGACAAGAAGTCGTAAGCCTTGCCGAAAGCGGTATGGCAAAAACCAAGATTGCCCGGCAGTTGAATATCGGAGAAGCTACCGTCTATAGAATACTTGCAGCCGCGAAAACAGCATGA